The Henckelia pumila isolate YLH828 chromosome 2, ASM3356847v2, whole genome shotgun sequence genome includes a window with the following:
- the LOC140878950 gene encoding uncharacterized protein, with product MASMSNELQRRYEDFKYAVDIHDHLRTLFGEQTRSLRLATSKELFSSRLQNGASVHEHGVKIKSLIEKLETLEVVIPHELALDLILWSLPSSFEPFVTNFTMNKIDCTLEELVNMMKNFESTIKKEKPVFLIGSSSKAKKSSKPKIKKGNALKP from the coding sequence ATGGCATCTATGTCAAATGAGCTCCAACGTCGATATGAGGATTTTAAGTATGCTGTTGACATACACGATCACCTGCGAACATTGTTTGGTGAGCAAACAAGGTCACTTAGACTTGCCACCTCGAAAGAGCTATTTTCATCACGCCTGCAAAATGGGGcctcggtccatgagcatggggtgaaaataaaatctttaatcgAGAAATTGGAAACTTTAGAAGTGGTCATACCTCATGAGCTAGCTTTGGATTTGATCCTTTGGTCTTTACCAAGTTCTTTTGAACCATTTGTTACCAACTTTACAATGAATAAGATTGATTGTACCTtagaggagttggttaacatgatGAAAAATTTTGAGTCTACTATTAAAAAGGAAAAACCCGTTTTCCTTATTGGTTCCTCTTCAAAGGCTAAGAAAAGTTCTAAGCCTAAAATTAAAAAGGGGAATGCGCTCAAACcttaa